The bacterium BMS3Abin08 genome has a window encoding:
- the spoIIIE gene encoding DNA translocase SpoIIIE, giving the protein MAQNIKRIKEEVLGILLVLFSIYVALSLFSYTKWDPSFFTAGSSTTRNYGGLVGSYMADTIISLVGLTSYLLPFCLIIYGIKRLLGKDKRREILIGTILLLIATPILMSLIVKTFGLRSPFHPGGLLGYETSNLLVRFLSLPGAYIFSLSIFFSSLIIMSPVPTSDFIGKILSRKPGGSPPKRKIKVVEEHHTSLKDEDTFREPLATPLFKSQPSGHKETNRSKAYRIPPVELLLHYEKSKKPPRDEIFERAGLLEDKFKDFNITGKVTQVHPGPVVTMYEFEPSPGIKISKIVSLADDLGRALGGLSIRISSIPGKTPLGIEVPNKHRGVVALREIIDSKNFLKSQARLTLAIGKDIYGRPIVSDLTRMPHLLVAGTTGSGKSVAISSMIMSIIYKATPEEVKMLMIDPKLLELSTFDGIPHLVSPVVTNPKEATLALKKMVMEMEQRYRLIAGKGARNIENFNKNVPDEERIPYIVVIIDELADLMFTASKDVEDSIVRLAQMARASGIHLIVATQRPSVDVITGIIKANFPTRMAFQVSSKVDSRTILDSHGAEHLIGKGDMLLMTPGARITRLHGAYVSEEEVRNVTNFIKSQAEPDFTMFEAIEIESAESRADHSGEKDELYDQVIEYAASVGEISISSIQRRFKIGYNRAARMMQLFEEAGLVGPPKGAGKPRDFIR; this is encoded by the coding sequence ATAAAGAGGATCAAGGAAGAGGTCCTGGGAATTCTGCTTGTGCTTTTCAGTATTTATGTTGCCCTCAGCCTCTTCAGTTACACAAAGTGGGATCCGTCCTTCTTTACCGCCGGCAGCAGCACCACCAGGAATTATGGTGGGTTAGTCGGTTCATATATGGCAGACACCATAATCAGCCTTGTCGGACTGACATCCTACCTCCTCCCTTTCTGCCTGATAATATATGGTATCAAACGCCTCCTCGGCAAGGACAAGAGAAGAGAAATCTTAATCGGAACAATACTGCTTTTAATCGCAACCCCCATTCTTATGTCCCTCATCGTTAAGACCTTCGGGCTCAGATCACCGTTCCATCCGGGCGGGCTGTTGGGCTATGAAACATCGAATCTCCTGGTGAGGTTTCTTTCTCTCCCGGGAGCCTATATATTCTCACTCTCTATTTTCTTCTCCTCCCTGATAATAATGAGCCCGGTCCCCACATCGGATTTCATTGGAAAGATCCTGAGCAGGAAGCCCGGGGGTTCTCCACCGAAAAGAAAGATCAAGGTCGTTGAAGAGCATCACACATCCCTCAAGGATGAGGACACCTTCCGTGAGCCCCTTGCAACCCCATTGTTCAAATCACAGCCTTCCGGACACAAAGAAACGAACCGGTCGAAGGCATACAGGATCCCGCCTGTCGAACTGCTCTTACATTACGAAAAGTCCAAAAAACCCCCCAGGGATGAAATATTTGAACGGGCAGGCCTTCTCGAAGATAAATTCAAGGATTTCAATATCACAGGGAAGGTAACGCAGGTCCATCCGGGCCCTGTAGTGACAATGTATGAGTTCGAACCATCCCCCGGCATAAAGATCAGCAAAATCGTCTCCCTTGCGGATGACCTCGGCAGGGCACTTGGCGGGCTTAGTATACGTATCTCGTCAATCCCCGGCAAGACACCCCTGGGGATCGAGGTCCCCAACAAGCACAGGGGAGTGGTAGCACTGCGGGAGATCATCGATTCGAAAAACTTCCTGAAAAGCCAGGCCAGGCTTACACTGGCAATCGGGAAGGATATCTATGGAAGACCCATTGTTTCCGACCTTACCCGTATGCCCCACCTCCTCGTTGCCGGGACAACAGGTTCCGGTAAAAGCGTTGCCATCAGTTCAATGATCATGAGCATAATCTACAAGGCCACACCTGAAGAGGTGAAGATGCTGATGATCGATCCCAAACTGCTTGAACTCTCCACGTTCGACGGCATTCCACACCTTGTAAGCCCCGTTGTCACCAATCCAAAGGAGGCAACGCTGGCACTTAAGAAAATGGTAATGGAAATGGAGCAGAGATACAGACTGATTGCCGGAAAGGGCGCAAGGAATATAGAAAACTTCAACAAAAATGTCCCCGACGAGGAGCGTATACCCTACATCGTCGTAATAATCGACGAACTCGCCGACCTCATGTTTACAGCTTCCAAGGATGTGGAAGACTCCATTGTCAGACTCGCACAGATGGCCAGGGCATCGGGAATCCATCTCATCGTTGCAACCCAAAGGCCCTCTGTCGATGTAATAACCGGCATCATCAAGGCAAACTTTCCCACCCGAATGGCCTTCCAGGTATCTTCAAAAGTGGACTCGAGGACAATCCTCGACAGCCACGGTGCAGAACATCTTATAGGAAAAGGAGACATGCTTTTGATGACACCCGGGGCAAGGATAACAAGGCTCCACGGTGCTTATGTATCGGAGGAGGAGGTCAGAAATGTAACCAACTTCATAAAATCCCAGGCAGAGCCGGACTTTACGATGTTTGAAGCAATAGAAATCGAGAGTGCCGAGTCCCGGGCAGATCATTCAGGTGAAAAGGACGAACTCTACGACCAGGTGATAGAGTATGCAGCATCCGTAGGAGAGATATCAATTTCATCGATTCAAAGAAGGTTCAAAATAGGATATAATAGGGCCGCCCGTATGATGCAGCTGTTCGAGGAAGCCGGCCTCGTGGGTCCGCCTAAAGGCGCAGGCAAGCCGAGGGATTTCATAAGATGA
- a CDS encoding class III cytochrome C family protein yields MDKKRYILIVLVAIVSIIYSANADAAGQTPNACITCHESLGGKLAKPVSEWKGSIHQQNGITCDYCHGGNADVDLGNIKQLSQQQFAAKRALAMSKAGGFIGIPSGKAMFDTCRQCHSDSVDRYENSIMGKAYLDNKGGPSCVTCHKAHHNSMPVVPKVCESCHKDTAGFDQIDPMSVNKTTITTLSRIRIELAEQKAKGNKPPLIPEFPEELGAFQIGFVAFGAVLVLFIIGYITYILLEKRR; encoded by the coding sequence ATGGATAAGAAAAGGTATATACTTATAGTACTTGTAGCGATTGTGTCAATTATCTATTCAGCAAACGCAGACGCGGCAGGGCAGACCCCTAATGCCTGTATAACATGTCACGAATCACTTGGAGGTAAACTTGCAAAGCCCGTTTCAGAGTGGAAAGGCTCAATTCATCAACAGAATGGAATTACATGTGATTATTGTCACGGAGGAAATGCGGATGTCGATCTCGGGAATATAAAACAACTGTCCCAACAGCAATTTGCAGCCAAGCGCGCACTCGCAATGTCAAAAGCCGGCGGCTTCATCGGCATACCTTCAGGAAAGGCAATGTTTGATACCTGCAGACAGTGTCACAGCGATTCCGTTGACAGATACGAAAACAGTATTATGGGCAAGGCGTATCTCGATAACAAGGGCGGGCCTTCGTGTGTCACCTGCCATAAAGCTCATCATAATTCCATGCCGGTTGTTCCAAAGGTATGTGAGAGCTGCCATAAAGATACGGCCGGGTTTGATCAGATAGACCCGATGAGTGTTAATAAAACGACTATTACCACACTTTCAAGGATAAGGATAGAACTCGCCGAGCAAAAGGCAAAAGGCAATAAACCTCCTCTGATCCCCGAGTTCCCGGAAGAACTCGGTGCTTTCCAGATAGGGTTTGTTGCATTTGGTGCTGTTCTTGTTCTATTCATCATTGGTTATATCACTTACATTCTACTGGAGAAGAGGAGGTAA